In the genome of Astatotilapia calliptera chromosome 18, fAstCal1.2, whole genome shotgun sequence, the window ATGCAACAGTAAAGATAGTAAGTTCATTTGAGTGACTAATACAGCATTAATTTGTAGTAATCTCAACAGTCTATACACAcatagtttcttttttgtgctGATGAGTAATGTCGAGTGAGTGGGTAGATGCATTAGTCCTTTGGTTGGATGGTGGAAAGCTCTAGTGGCTCAAACATGAGCAAAGCTATGCAGCCACCCAAAAAAGACATAATGAATATTGTACGAACTTCTGACTATCTAATTATTCTGTCAAAACAGGTGACACAAGCATAATATGAAATTAATGAATTAGTTTGCTTTTGTAGCATTTGcatgttaaaaacatgtttccagAGATCGTAAAGTCAGACTGTTTGAATTGAGGTTAAATTGTACTCTGTGTTTTATCTGTGCTTCTGTCTAGTATTCTCTGTGTAATGAGCCACTGATTGAGCTGTCAAATCCAGGAGCTAGTGGCTCAATTTTCTACGTGACCCGTGATGATGAGTTTATCATCAAAACTGTGCTGCACAAAGAGGCTGAGTTTCTGCAGAAATTGCTCCCTGGATACTACATGGTAAGTATCTCATCCATTAGAATCATTTTGGGAAAGTAAAATGAATGATTTCCATAAGTGTGATAATATGTTAGGAGTTGGAGAATGAAATCTTGCTTTGGGTTTGAACTGCACATGCCACAGAAACTTCGAGTCACCTTTATCCTCTTAATCCAAACCTCCGCGGTTGGCCCAGGTTAGCGGTGATGTCAGCAGGTGGTGGTGTTGTGATAGGTGAGAGCACGGAGTTAGGCTGGGTACTCCTTAATTGGTGAAGCACGGACACGGTGGAGAAACACAAGCATGAGCTGAGGCCTGGTGTTGAGTCACGCTGTTTCGCATGTGCATGGTACTGAAATGGGGTGGAAGCCACAGATTGCAACCAAAATGAACCACTAATGTGCCACATTTTCTTCCCTGcgcctctctccctccctctataAATCCCTCTCCAGAACTTGAACCAGAACCCCCGGACTTTACTGCCAAAGTTTTTTGGCCTCTACTGTGTCCAGTGTGGAGGAAAGAACATCAGAGTGGTTGTGATGAACAATATTCTACCACGCTCCGTGCGCATGCACCTCAAGTTCGACTTAAAGGGCTCAACATACAAGCGGCGAGCATccaagaaggaaagagagaagtCCAAACCCACTTTTAAAGACCTGGACTTTCTGAGTGATATTCCTGAAGGCCTCACACTGGACCAGGACACATACGGCGCTCTGGTCAAAACGCTGCAAAGAGACTGCCTGGTAAGAGGGCAAATAGAAAGGAGCTGGATAAACTGGTCTTTGTAAAAGTAGATTAACACTGTGCATCTAGCAGCCAAGCCAACCACACATCTTCCTGGTAGTTCATGAAAGAATTTgaggaaagcagaaaaaaaagaagcttaaaaGGCTCTAACATTAATTCCATACTCAAATATTCATAGTTTTCCTCAaagatttcacaaatatttattgcattttatgtgttttacatCAGGTTCTGGAGAGTTTTAAGATTATGGACTACAGTTTGCTGCTTGGGGTCCACAACAAGACccaagcagagagagagcgtcagTCTCAGGGCTCACCCATCAAAGGAGGGGATGAAAAGAGGCCCGCAGGGCAGAGATCCTTGTATTCCAGTGCCATGGAGTCAATACAGGGAGGCTCCACATGCAGGGACACTCTGGAGCAGGATGACACGTAAGACAGCACTTCAAAAAGCCTCTCCTCATCCTCACCTCAAATATGCACACGGTAACTTTTCTGCTCTCTTTAGTATGGGTGGCATTCCAGCTATGGGTGCTAAAGGGGAGCGCCTCCTGCTGTTCATTGGAATCATTGACATTCTGCAGTCCTACAGGTAGGTGATCAGTGTGTGCTACTTGTGAgacagtgtgccactgaagaaAACGCAACAACTAAGGCTTAGTTGGGTGCAGAAGTAGCACCGTTCTGGGAAGATTATTAAGAAAAAATGCACTGTTAATACTCAAACCCTTAGTTTTTTACTGGGAACTACTTATGTCATCAAGCATGTCATATTTTAAATAGCTGCAaaatcatttaataataatatgcaGGTGGAAGGAATGAGGATCTACATAAAGGttgatttctatttttctttttatttgggaAGATTGCTTTATGTCGGCAATATTAGCCACTGATTTAGCAGTAAACTGCTAGATATGTGCGGCACCtaataaataattgaatttTTCCATCTGGCAGGCTGATCAAGAAACTGGAGCATTCCTGGAAGTCCCTCATCCATGATGGAGTGAGTATCTTTTATGTAACTGTTATGTAATAGTTTGAATCCAAGCCCAACAGACCAGTCTAAACCatatcttgttttttgttttacggcaTATATTAAGGATAgaaaatgtttatatattttatcttcacTCTTTCTTTATTGGGACCTGTATTCTCCCACAGGACACTGTGTCGGTTCACAGACCGAGCTTCTATGCTGAGAGGTTCTACAAGTTCTGTAGCACAGTTGTGTTCAAGAAGAGTTGCTGTGAGTTCGTGCACAGGTCGCAGTTTGTAGTGTTTCCTCTGGTCCTAATAAAGGGAACGAGTCCAAGTAATCCGTCTGCTGAATTTACAGCACTGCGATCGTCTCCATCCAAGAGAGGACGAGGGGTTCTAATGTCCAAGTCCAGTGCAGGAGCCAGCTCGACGGGGCAGCGTCCTTCACTGACTGATGACAGGCCAGAAAACTTGGACAACTTGGAGAACCTAAGAGGAGCTCGCAGTTTCCCCATGCTGGAGGACAATGGTATGACCTTTTCTAAgctttaatggaaaaaaatgacttGATAAGAACAGAGAAATATTTCCCACAGGGTGCACAAAGGTTTCCTTTaagggttttctttctttctggtagaagggagtttttccttcccattgtcgcTAAACCGCTTGCTCATTAGGGGCTTTACCTTTACCTTACAGTCTAAAGCACCTTGACGGAActactgttgtgatttgtgTGTTAGGAAGTTCCTTAAGAAAGCTTACGtctcctttgttgttgttgtttttacaccaAGTTAAAAGCTAATACAGCAACACGATTTCTAACCTTGACACTGACGTCCTCTATTTTCTGCAGCTGAGTGCTCCTTTTCcctttaagtaaaataaatcaaacattgTTTATTATTAACGtgcagtgaagcagcagcagcatagcAGCATCAGAAACAAAGTATAAGTAAAAGTAACAAATCAATACTAGATGACACAGGAAGGGAATAATATGAGGTGTGCACAACAATACCAGATGGATATTACTTCAGTAAAAAAGGGAGCATTTGTAAACTTTCTAAGACCTGTAAGAGCAAGAATGTAAGAAGACaattaaatttgaattttgcaCAGGTAACTGAGTTTAAGGACCACTGCAAGCATATGGCAGAGTTCAGATATCAGAGGTTCAGAGAAGAGTGCAGTGCAGTGTCGTACACTCAGATAGATCTTTGTTCTGTGGTACAGCCTCCTGAGATGCACCTTTAATGTTAGTGTGCTCTGTTTCTTAAAGAATTTATGTCCTGTTCATTTTTTCATCTCTCTTGCGCACACAGCTCATGATCTCTTACTTAACTATGCCCCTCAGGGAAGGAACCGCCCTGCACCCCTCCTTCATTTGAAGATGCCACCACAGCATCTATCGCTACCACTCTGTCATCAAACAACTCCCTACCCACCACCCCATTCGATACACCTGAGCACCCTCGCTACAGGAGGCAAATGCTTTCACCAAACATTTCCAGGTGAGAATATCTGatgaatataaaatgttatatctAATCTGCTCTTATGATATTGTTCTTCCACGGTCATGCTTGCTCTGTGCTTCTGTCTGCTTTCAGGTCACAAAAAGAGATAGTTGAGGTTCACGGTGAACGCCAGGACACCATAACAGTGGAGGTGGAGCTCAGGTAGATGCATATGCAGTGCAAAAATCCCAGGATGGTTTCCATTTATTCATATGTGGTATTCTAACATTGTTCTATGTCTTGGTTAATGCAGTAAAATCCCAAAGAGCACGGAGCTCACACAGATGACAGAAATCCCCACATCCAGCCATCCAGCAGCTGATCCTCTGCTTCCTGTCACTGCATCATCTATGTCATCCACTCCTCCTTCTGTTAACCCCTGCTCTCAGTATTCATCACCCAGCCTTCCTCCTTCCTTtgtgtcctcctcctccaccacctctcaGTGCAGCGGGTATTCATCCTCCACACTTACTTCATCAATCCGTCCGTCCACCAAGCCACTCACATCTCCTGCTTCTGCTCAGTCTTTAAGCCTTTCTTCTCCAGTCTGTCATTCTGCTGCACGATCCACAGGTCCAAACAGCTCCACCCTTCCTCCTGCATCAGCATTCACCCCCATCTGTCCGGCATCCTCTCACTCCTACTCCCACAACTCCTCTCACCACCTGCCATCGACGCCCCCCTCCTCTGTCCCTCAAAGCCCCCAGGTGTGTCAGCAGTCACCATGTACGTCGC includes:
- the LOC113010406 gene encoding phosphatidylinositol 4-phosphate 5-kinase type-1 gamma-like isoform X4 is translated as MEAGTAGTGDDGSPSEAAAAGPSMQLEFGDPDSSRKAQITEMPSPFGSSQGHEKKIGHRRVDASGETTYKKTTSSALKGAIQLGIGYTVGNLSSKPERDVLMQDFYVVESIFFPSEGSNLTPAHHFPDFRFKTYAPVAFRYFRELFGIRPDDYLYSLCNEPLIELSNPGASGSIFYVTRDDEFIIKTVLHKEAEFLQKLLPGYYMNLNQNPRTLLPKFFGLYCVQCGGKNIRVVVMNNILPRSVRMHLKFDLKGSTYKRRASKKEREKSKPTFKDLDFLSDIPEGLTLDQDTYGALVKTLQRDCLVLESFKIMDYSLLLGVHNKTQAERERQSQGSPIKGGDEKRPAGQRSLYSSAMESIQGGSTCRDTLEQDDTMGGIPAMGAKGERLLLFIGIIDILQSYRLIKKLEHSWKSLIHDGDTVSVHRPSFYAERFYKFCSTVVFKKSCSLRSSPSKRGRGVLMSKSSAGASSTGQRPSLTDDRPENLDNLENLRGARSFPMLEDNGKEPPCTPPSFEDATTASIATTLSSNNSLPTTPFDTPEHPRYRRQMLSPNISRSQKEIVEVHGERQDTITVEVELSKIPKSTELTQMTEIPTSSHPAADPLLPVTASSMSSTPPSVNPCSQYSSPSLPPSFVSSSSTTSQCSGYSSSTLTSSIRPSTKPLTSPASAQSLSLSSPVCHSAARSTGPNSSTLPPASAFTPICPASSHSYSHNSSHHLPSTPPSSVPQSPQVCQQSPCTSRNQLSVSSSHDSLDGEVQVSDIYFTQEDRSWAYSPLHCSSESRRGSDGESEP
- the LOC113010406 gene encoding phosphatidylinositol 4-phosphate 5-kinase type-1 gamma-like isoform X1, whose protein sequence is MEAGTAGTGDDGSPSEAAAAGPSMQLEFGDPDSSRKAQITEMPSPFGSSQGHEKKIGHRRVDASGETTYKKTTSSALKGAIQLGIGYTVGNLSSKPERDVLMQDFYVVESIFFPSEGSNLTPAHHFPDFRFKTYAPVAFRYFRELFGIRPDDYLYSLCNEPLIELSNPGASGSIFYVTRDDEFIIKTVLHKEAEFLQKLLPGYYMNLNQNPRTLLPKFFGLYCVQCGGKNIRVVVMNNILPRSVRMHLKFDLKGSTYKRRASKKEREKSKPTFKDLDFLSDIPEGLTLDQDTYGALVKTLQRDCLVLESFKIMDYSLLLGVHNKTQAERERQSQGSPIKGGDEKRPAGQRSLYSSAMESIQGGSTCRDTLEQDDTMGGIPAMGAKGERLLLFIGIIDILQSYRLIKKLEHSWKSLIHDGDTVSVHRPSFYAERFYKFCSTVVFKKSCSLRSSPSKRGRGVLMSKSSAGASSTGQRPSLTDDRPENLDNLENLRGARSFPMLEDNGKEPPCTPPSFEDATTASIATTLSSNNSLPTTPFDTPEHPRYRRQMLSPNISRSQKEIVEVHGERQDTITVEVELSKIPKSTELTQMTEIPTSSHPAADPLLPVTASSMSSTPPSVNPCSQYSSPSLPPSFVSSSSTTSQCSGYSSSTLTSSIRPSTKPLTSPASAQSLSLSSPVCHSAARSTGPNSSTLPPASAFTPICPASSHSYSHNSSHHLPSTPPSSVPQSPQVCQQSPCTSRNQLSVSSSHDSLDGEVQVSDIYFYADGRYWVYSPVLGRRKLNSSSSYNQTQEDRSWAYSPLHCSSESRRGSDGESEP
- the LOC113010406 gene encoding phosphatidylinositol 4-phosphate 5-kinase type-1 gamma-like isoform X2, with amino-acid sequence MEAGTAGTGDDGSPSEAAAAGPSMQLEFGDPDSSRKAQITEMPSPFGSSQGHEKKIGHRRVDASGETTYKKTTSSALKGAIQLGIGYTVGNLSSKPERDVLMQDFYVVESIFFPSEGSNLTPAHHFPDFRFKTYAPVAFRYFRELFGIRPDDYLYSLCNEPLIELSNPGASGSIFYVTRDDEFIIKTVLHKEAEFLQKLLPGYYMNLNQNPRTLLPKFFGLYCVQCGGKNIRVVVMNNILPRSVRMHLKFDLKGSTYKRRASKKEREKSKPTFKDLDFLSDIPEGLTLDQDTYGALVKTLQRDCLVLESFKIMDYSLLLGVHNKTQAERERQSQGSPIKGGDEKRPAGQRSLYSSAMESIQGGSTCRDTLEQDDTMGGIPAMGAKGERLLLFIGIIDILQSYRLIKKLEHSWKSLIHDGDTVSVHRPSFYAERFYKFCSTVVFKKSCSLRSSPSKRGRGVLMSKSSAGASSTGQRPSLTDDRPENLDNLENLRGARSFPMLEDNGKEPPCTPPSFEDATTASIATTLSSNNSLPTTPFDTPEHPRYRRQMLSPNISRSQKEIVEVHGERQDTITVEVELSKIPKSTELTQMTEIPTSSHPAADPLLPVTASSMSSTPPSVNPCSQYSSPSLPPSFVSSSSTTSQCSGYSSSTLTSSIRPSTKPLTSPASAQSLSLSSPVCHSAARSTGPNSSTLPPASAFTPICPASSHSYSHNSSHHLPSTPPSSVPQSPQVCQQSPCTSRNQLSVSSSHDSLDGEVQVSDIYFYADGRYWVYSPVLGRRKLNSSSSYNTQEDRSWAYSPLHCSSESRRGSDGESEP
- the LOC113010406 gene encoding phosphatidylinositol 4-phosphate 5-kinase type-1 gamma-like isoform X5, producing MPSPFGSSQGHEKKIGHRRVDASGETTYKKTTSSALKGAIQLGIGYTVGNLSSKPERDVLMQDFYVVESIFFPSEGSNLTPAHHFPDFRFKTYAPVAFRYFRELFGIRPDDYLYSLCNEPLIELSNPGASGSIFYVTRDDEFIIKTVLHKEAEFLQKLLPGYYMNLNQNPRTLLPKFFGLYCVQCGGKNIRVVVMNNILPRSVRMHLKFDLKGSTYKRRASKKEREKSKPTFKDLDFLSDIPEGLTLDQDTYGALVKTLQRDCLVLESFKIMDYSLLLGVHNKTQAERERQSQGSPIKGGDEKRPAGQRSLYSSAMESIQGGSTCRDTLEQDDTMGGIPAMGAKGERLLLFIGIIDILQSYRLIKKLEHSWKSLIHDGDTVSVHRPSFYAERFYKFCSTVVFKKSCSLRSSPSKRGRGVLMSKSSAGASSTGQRPSLTDDRPENLDNLENLRGARSFPMLEDNGKEPPCTPPSFEDATTASIATTLSSNNSLPTTPFDTPEHPRYRRQMLSPNISRSQKEIVEVHGERQDTITVEVELSKIPKSTELTQMTEIPTSSHPAADPLLPVTASSMSSTPPSVNPCSQYSSPSLPPSFVSSSSTTSQCSGYSSSTLTSSIRPSTKPLTSPASAQSLSLSSPVCHSAARSTGPNSSTLPPASAFTPICPASSHSYSHNSSHHLPSTPPSSVPQSPQVCQQSPCTSRNQLSVSSSHDSLDGEVQVSDIYFYADGRYWVYSPVLGRRKLNSSSSYNQTQEDRSWAYSPLHCSSESRRGSDGESEP
- the LOC113010406 gene encoding phosphatidylinositol 4-phosphate 5-kinase type-1 gamma-like isoform X6, with the protein product MEAGTAGTGDDGSPSEAAAAGPSMQLEFGDPDSSRKAQITEMPSPFGSSQGHEKKIGHRRVDASGETTYKKTTSSALKGAIQLGIGYTVGNLSSKPERDVLMQDFYVVESIFFPSEGSNLTPAHHFPDFRFKTYAPVAFRYFRELFGIRPDDYLYSLCNEPLIELSNPGASGSIFYVTRDDEFIIKTVLHKEAEFLQKLLPGYYMNLNQNPRTLLPKFFGLYCVQCGGKNIRVVVMNNILPRSVRMHLKFDLKGSTYKRRASKKEREKSKPTFKDLDFLSDIPEGLTLDQDTYGALVKTLQRDCLVLESFKIMDYSLLLGVHNKTQAERERQSQGSPIKGGDEKRPAGQRSLYSSAMESIQGGSTCRDTLEQDDTMGGIPAMGAKGERLLLFIGIIDILQSYRLIKKLEHSWKSLIHDGDTVSVHRPSFYAERFYKFCSTVVFKKSCSLRSSPSKRGRGVLMSKSSAGASSTGQRPSLTDDRPENLDNLENLRGARSFPMLEDNGKEPPCTPPSFEDATTASIATTLSSNNSLPTTPFDTPEHPRYRRQMLSPNISRSQKEIVEVHGERQDTITVEVELSKIPKSTELTQMTEIPTSSHPAADPLLPVTASSMSSTPPSVNPCSQYSSPSLPPSFVSSSSTTSQCSGYSSSTLTSSIRPSTKPLTSPASAQSLSLSSPVCHSAARSTGPNSSTLPPASAFTPICPASSHSYSHNSSHHLPSTPPSSVPQSPQVCQQSPCTSRNQLSVSSSHDSLDGEVQVSDIYFWPSQDSVVEL
- the LOC113010406 gene encoding phosphatidylinositol 4-phosphate 5-kinase type-1 gamma-like isoform X3, coding for MEAGTAGTGDDGSPSEAAAAGPSMQLEFGDPDSSRKAQITEMPSPFGSSQGHEKKIGHRRVDASGETTYKKTTSSALKGAIQLGIGYTVGNLSSKPERDVLMQDFYVVESIFFPSEGSNLTPAHHFPDFRFKTYAPVAFRYFRELFGIRPDDYLYSLCNEPLIELSNPGASGSIFYVTRDDEFIIKTVLHKEAEFLQKLLPGYYMNLNQNPRTLLPKFFGLYCVQCGGKNIRVVVMNNILPRSVRMHLKFDLKGSTYKRRASKKEREKSKPTFKDLDFLSDIPEGLTLDQDTYGALVKTLQRDCLVLESFKIMDYSLLLGVHNKTQAERERQSQGSPIKGGDEKRPAGQRSLYSSAMESIQGGSTCRDTLEQDDTMGGIPAMGAKGERLLLFIGIIDILQSYRLIKKLEHSWKSLIHDGDTVSVHRPSFYAERFYKFCSTVVFKKSCSLRSSPSKRGRGVLMSKSSAGASSTGQRPSLTDDRPENLDNLENLRGARSFPMLEDNGKEPPCTPPSFEDATTASIATTLSSNNSLPTTPFDTPEHPRYRRQMLSPNISRSQKEIVEVHGERQDTITVEVELSKIPKSTELTQMTEIPTSSHPAADPLLPVTASSMSSTPPSVNPCSQYSSPSLPPSFVSSSSTTSQCSGYSSSTLTSSIRPSTKPLTSPASAQSLSLSSPVCHSAARSTGPNSSTLPPASAFTPICPASSHSYSHNSSHHLPSTPPSSVPQSPQVCQQSPCTSRNQLSVSSSHDSLDGEVQVSDIYFQTQEDRSWAYSPLHCSSESRRGSDGESEP